A genomic window from Populus alba chromosome 19, ASM523922v2, whole genome shotgun sequence includes:
- the LOC118042925 gene encoding uncharacterized protein, with protein MAKFNVVQKRRRAQIAESKRAIHGDPLTKKLKIKAQPHSVSGKRKRKILKNRRREQKEAVDKGLVTMQDVEMAFAQGEGTSKDVKRTPAKFNKGLKLKKQLKRKGKNKTKPKPAAEISVDAMAE; from the exons ATGGCGAAGTTCAATGTTGtgcagaagagaagaagagCACAAATAGCCGAGAGCAAAAGAGCAATACATGGAGACCCATTAACTAAAAAGCTTAAGATCAAAGCTCAGCCCCACTCTGTCTCTGGAAAGCGCAAGCGCAAGATCTTAAAAAATCGGCGGCGa GAGCAGAAGGAGGCTGTAGACAAGGGTTTGGTCACTATGCAAGACGTCGAAATGGCTTTTGCGCAag GTGAGGGCACGTCCAAAGATGTCAAGAGGACACCAGCAAAATTTAACAAGGGCCTGAAGCTTAAAAAGCAATTGAAGCGCAAAG GTAAGAACAAAACAAAGCCTAAGCCAGCTGCTGAAATTTCAGTAGATGCCATGGCAGAATGA